The Caldisericia bacterium genomic sequence GAGATTTGAATGGCTAAAAAATATGGGTGCTGAAATTTATCCAACTCCAGGAAGCGAGAGTAATGTAAAAGAAGTTTTTGATAAGAGTGAAGAACTAAAAAGAATTTATCCAGATGAGGTTGTTGTATTAAATCAATTTGATGATTTTGGAAACCCAACATGGCACTATGCAGTAACAGGTCCTAATATGGAAGAAGTTTTTTATAATATTAAGAAGGATAGTGATAAACTATCTGCACTTTTTTTAACTCAAGGTTCAGCAGGGACTCTTGGATCTGGAAATTACCTTAAAGAAAAATTTCCTAAAATTAAAATTGGAGCAGGTGAAGCACTTCAATGTCCAACACTTCTAATGAATGGATATGGTTCTCATAGAATTGAAGGAATAGGAGACAAACATGTTCCCTGGGTAATGGATGTTAAAAATCTTGACATTGTAGTTGATATTGATGATGAAGATTGCATAAGAGTATTGAGATTATTCAATGAAGAAAAAGGTAAAGAATTTCTTAAAAGTTTAAAAATTGATGAAAAATTAATAGAAAATCTTAACCTTTTAGGTATCTCTAGCATAGCAAATCTTATAGGTTCAATTAAAATTTCAAAATATTATGAATTTAAAGAAAATGATATAATTATGACTGTTGCAACTGATTCAATGGAACTTTATGGATCAAGGATTATTGAATTGAGAGAACAAAGAGGAGAATATACAATTAATCAAGCAGAAAAAGATTTTATTGAAGCTTTACTAAATCAAAATACAAACTGGATGCTAGAGCTTTCTTATTATGAAAAGAGAAGAATTCATAATTTAAAATATTTCACATGGGTTGAACAGAGGGGAAAGAGTGTTGAAGAGTTAGAAGAGCAATGGAATAATGAAAATTATTTTAAGGAAAAATTAAATTCCTACAAAATTTGGGATGAGAAAATAAGAGAGTTTAATGAGAGAGTTGGACTTATTAAAAACTACATTTAAAGGAGGATTAAAGAATGGCAAAGAAACACATTAGAATATTTGCTTTTGGTGGAA encodes the following:
- a CDS encoding pyridoxal-phosphate dependent enzyme encodes the protein MEIKNEEVLKKAIDRAKERNIIIPTYEEMRDPDKIPQKIKDELKNIGLWDTHPRNLFRITWKNEPKKFGGGFNGINFIEFPKELTGVKARIIILIGKWFPTGSHKVGATFGPLVSLLVTGQFDPTKHKALWPSTGNYCRGGVFNSNLLGCKSIAVLPEGMSKERFEWLKNMGAEIYPTPGSESNVKEVFDKSEELKRIYPDEVVVLNQFDDFGNPTWHYAVTGPNMEEVFYNIKKDSDKLSALFLTQGSAGTLGSGNYLKEKFPKIKIGAGEALQCPTLLMNGYGSHRIEGIGDKHVPWVMDVKNLDIVVDIDDEDCIRVLRLFNEEKGKEFLKSLKIDEKLIENLNLLGISSIANLIGSIKISKYYEFKENDIIMTVATDSMELYGSRIIELREQRGEYTINQAEKDFIEALLNQNTNWMLELSYYEKRRIHNLKYFTWVEQRGKSVEELEEQWNNENYFKEKLNSYKIWDEKIREFNERVGLIKNYI